One Carassius carassius chromosome 20, fCarCar2.1, whole genome shotgun sequence DNA segment encodes these proteins:
- the LOC132096454 gene encoding E3 ubiquitin-protein ligase rnf152-like — MDTLSQNSRLECQICFNYFSQRRRPKLLHCQHTCCSVCLSQMRLSQRELRCPWCRSVTQIPGGLSVSHLADDPEVLSIISPSHSSEHTPIFIHLPNSGCYLMPIPLDTDEALLPGQPACRFGPKSVGVLNVSDGGSLVLGDDTGEEGMEEVAVKTKAWTGVCTVLLVALILIFLLGIVLHNMSCVSKRFTIISCG; from the coding sequence ATGGACACCTTGTCCCAGAACTCCAGGCTTGAGTGCCAAATCTGTTTCAACTACTTCAGCCAACGGCGCCGTCCCAAACTCCTGCACTGCCAGCATACCTGCTGCTCTGTGTGTCTGAGCCAGATGCGGCTCAGTCAGAGAGAGCTTCGCTGTCCCTGGTGTCGTAGTGTGACGCAGATCCCTGGCGGACTTTCGGTCTCCCATCTTGCAGACGACCCGGAAGTGCTTTCCATTATCAGTCCGTCTCACTCCTCTGAGCACACTCCCATCTTTATACACTTACCCAACAGTGGCTGCTACCTGATGCCCATCCCTCTGGACACAGATGAGGCATTGCTTCCCGGACAACCAGCGTGTCGATTTGGCCCTAAAAGTGTTGGGGTGTTAAACGTCTCTGATGGCGGGAGCCTCGTGCTGGGGGATGACACAGGTGAGGAGGGGATGGAGGAGGTGGCGGTTAAGACCAAAGCATGGACGGGGGTTTGCACTGTGCTACTGGTGGCACTCATTTTGATTTTTCTGCTGGGTATTGTGTTGCATAACATGTCCTGTGTGTCCAAACGCTTCACTATTATTTCCTGCGGATGA
- the LOC132096455 gene encoding bucky ball-like isoform X1 codes for MTNTSQSMGVGQPHHPVNHTRPFFYVQPPSQPYFMYQWPMNPYGHYGFPGPALHFGRPYMAPYQFMQYPGYVIPHAPMQPIDYRRINPHFPSVASYDLRVRQHFQHAGMHRETACSEVQTDSSDSVNKLIDKIESLKTSDQGSDKGLNNVVSSTPDVVQGEKLTGLNEDSKLELVSQEGKEEQVNQVTRPTTYSDSAYDAESSQGRLDECVLSDVLPLDRSSVHEEDHANENDDQQSVAEELCCQNGKPTTSATGNVFCSGIKSTAGPTANPDLEKPGDEQVQNIVSTDVAAVMEPLINLSEDFDLQYQILRLPCNKTTTGLCLEREIDPLVYFDSPTTLLPPQNYMSSVGSAYSYSYYPQVTQERQSVLSPSIDELSSRDEMFSTDVEDLDLVPGHVYVGGGRLAETSDVPICTRKELLSVEKALPVCHKMCVCCGSSLQDEVGLCKMAEHRHPERDEESDCQYDLDAEVRSNCESPRVSKRKCCSRHVLPSCGHHCAKHRHRKLRCEGQERCDLCEHACVYPKGECCEEYGSLVKADKRIQKSALCRPCIEQQWREGVVSDQDNWASCGAKPRAWRQVGGPQDQGRTPLRKPICKAVHQQRPRSEYNEADFTYYQRGRGAMKKRGTRY; via the exons ATGACCAACACTTCACAATCAATGGGAGTTGGGCAACCTCACCACCCAGTAAACCACACAAGACCCTTTTTCTATGTTCAACCACCATCTCAGCCTTATTTCATGTATCAATGGCCCATGAATCCATATGGCCACTACGGGTTTCCAGGGCCAG CTTTGCATTTTGGCCGTCCCTACATGGCCCCTTATCAGTTTATGCAGTATCCTGGGTATGTGATCCCACATGCACCCATGCAGCCAATTGATTACAGAAGAATCAACCCCCACTTCCCCTCGGTTGCATCCTACGATTTGCGTGTCCGCCAGCACTTTCAACACGCAGGGATGCATCGGGAGACCGCCTGTTCTGAGGTCCAAACAGATTCTAGTGATTCAGTCAACAAACTGATAGACAAAATTGAGAGTCTGAAGACATCTGACCAAGGTAGTGACAAGGGGCTTAACAATGTGGTCTCCTCTACACCGGATGTAGTGCAAGGGGAGAAACTGACCGGTTTAAATGAAGACTCGAAGTTAGAGCTTGTTTCTCAGGAAGGTAAGGAGGAACAAGTTAATCAGGTCACAAGGCCCACGACCTACAGTGACTCCGCATATGATGCTGAATCTAGCCAGGGTAGACTGGATGAATGCGTGTTATCAGATGTGCTACCCCTTGACCGTTCTTCTGTCCATGAGGAAGACCATGCCAATGAGAACGATGACCAACAGAGTGTTGCTGAAGAACTGTGCTGCCAAAATGGAAAGCCAACAACCAGTGCAACTGGCAATGTGTTCTGTAGTGGTATCAAAAGCACTGCTGGTCCAACAGCGAACCCAGATTTGGAGAAACCAGGTGATGAGCAGGTACAAAATATTGTGTCTACTGATGTTGCTGCAGTTATGGAGCCCCTTATAAATCTCTCGGAAGACTTTGACCTGCAGTATCAAATCCTTCGCTTGCCCTGCAATAAGACGACAACTGGCCTCTGTCTTGAACGAGAGATTGACCCACTTGTTTACTTCGATTCGCCAACTACTCTGTTGCCTCCACAGAACTATATGTCCTCTGTTGGCAGTGCATATTCCTACAGCTACTACCCTCAAGTGACCCAAGAGCGCCAGAGTGTCCTGAGTCCATCCATAGATGAGCTCTCTTCCAGAGATGAAATGTTCTCCACTGATGTGGAGGATCTTGATCTCGTTCCTGGACATGTGTATGTTGGTGGTGGCAGGCTGGCTGAAACCAGTGACGTGCCCATTTGCACAAGAAAAGAGCTCTTGAGCGTGGAGAAGGCTCTCCCTGTCTGCCATAAAATGTGCGTGTGCTGTGGCTCAAGCTTGCAGGATGAGGTAGGATTGTGCAAAATGGCCGAACACCGCCATCCTGAGCGAGATGAGGAGTCTGACTGCCAGTATGACCTTGATGCAGAGGTGCGGAGTAACTGCGAGTCGCCAAGAGTGTCCAAGAGGAAGTGTTGCAGCAGACATGTGCTGCCCTCTTGTGGGCATCACTGTGCCAAACACCGGCACAGAAAGCTGCGGTGCGAGGGCCAAGAGCGCTGTGATCTATGCGAGCATGCTTGTGTGTATCCCAAAGGAGAGTGCTGTGAGGAGTATGGCTCTCTGGTTAAAGCAGATAAGAGAATTCAAAAGAGTGCCTTGTGCAGGCCTTGTATTG AACAACAATGGAGAGAGGGTGTTGTCTCTGACCAAGATAATTGGGCAAGCTGTGGTGCCAAACCCAGGGCTTGGAGGCAAGTTGGTGGACCTCAAGATCAAG GGAGAACTCCATTGAGAAAGCCGATTTGTAAGGCAGTCCACCAGCAAAGACCAAGAAGTGAATATAATGAGGCTGACTTTACCTACTACCAGAGAGGCAGAG GTGCTATGAAGAAAAGGGGCACAAGATACTAA
- the LOC132096455 gene encoding bucky ball-like isoform X2 encodes MTNTSQSMGVGQPHHPVNHTRPFFYVQPPSQPYFMYQWPMNPYGHYGFPGPALHFGRPYMAPYQFMQYPGYVIPHAPMQPIDYRRINPHFPSVASYDLRVRQHFQHAGMHRETACSEVQTDSSDSVNKLIDKIESLKTSDQGSDKGLNNVVSSTPDVVQGEKLTGLNEDSKLELVSQEGKEEQVNQVTRPTTYSDSAYDAESSQGRLDECVLSDVLPLDRSSVHEEDHANENDDQQSVAEELCCQNGKPTTSATGNVFCSGIKSTAGPTANPDLEKPGDEQVQNIVSTDVAAVMEPLINLSEDFDLQYQILRLPCNKTTTGLCLEREIDPLVYFDSPTTLLPPQNYMSSVGSAYSYSYYPQVTQERQSVLSPSIDELSSRDEMFSTDVEDLDLVPGHVYVGGGRLAETSDVPICTRKELLSVEKALPVCHKMCVCCGSSLQDEVGLCKMAEHRHPERDEESDCQYDLDAEVRSNCESPRVSKRKCCSRHVLPSCGHHCAKHRHRKLRCEGQERCDLCEHACVYPKGECCEEYGSLVKADKRIQKSALCRPCIEQQWREGVVSDQDNWASCGAKPRAWRQVGGPQDQGRTPLRKPICKAVHQQRPRSEYNEADFTYYQRGRALSHQVL; translated from the exons ATGACCAACACTTCACAATCAATGGGAGTTGGGCAACCTCACCACCCAGTAAACCACACAAGACCCTTTTTCTATGTTCAACCACCATCTCAGCCTTATTTCATGTATCAATGGCCCATGAATCCATATGGCCACTACGGGTTTCCAGGGCCAG CTTTGCATTTTGGCCGTCCCTACATGGCCCCTTATCAGTTTATGCAGTATCCTGGGTATGTGATCCCACATGCACCCATGCAGCCAATTGATTACAGAAGAATCAACCCCCACTTCCCCTCGGTTGCATCCTACGATTTGCGTGTCCGCCAGCACTTTCAACACGCAGGGATGCATCGGGAGACCGCCTGTTCTGAGGTCCAAACAGATTCTAGTGATTCAGTCAACAAACTGATAGACAAAATTGAGAGTCTGAAGACATCTGACCAAGGTAGTGACAAGGGGCTTAACAATGTGGTCTCCTCTACACCGGATGTAGTGCAAGGGGAGAAACTGACCGGTTTAAATGAAGACTCGAAGTTAGAGCTTGTTTCTCAGGAAGGTAAGGAGGAACAAGTTAATCAGGTCACAAGGCCCACGACCTACAGTGACTCCGCATATGATGCTGAATCTAGCCAGGGTAGACTGGATGAATGCGTGTTATCAGATGTGCTACCCCTTGACCGTTCTTCTGTCCATGAGGAAGACCATGCCAATGAGAACGATGACCAACAGAGTGTTGCTGAAGAACTGTGCTGCCAAAATGGAAAGCCAACAACCAGTGCAACTGGCAATGTGTTCTGTAGTGGTATCAAAAGCACTGCTGGTCCAACAGCGAACCCAGATTTGGAGAAACCAGGTGATGAGCAGGTACAAAATATTGTGTCTACTGATGTTGCTGCAGTTATGGAGCCCCTTATAAATCTCTCGGAAGACTTTGACCTGCAGTATCAAATCCTTCGCTTGCCCTGCAATAAGACGACAACTGGCCTCTGTCTTGAACGAGAGATTGACCCACTTGTTTACTTCGATTCGCCAACTACTCTGTTGCCTCCACAGAACTATATGTCCTCTGTTGGCAGTGCATATTCCTACAGCTACTACCCTCAAGTGACCCAAGAGCGCCAGAGTGTCCTGAGTCCATCCATAGATGAGCTCTCTTCCAGAGATGAAATGTTCTCCACTGATGTGGAGGATCTTGATCTCGTTCCTGGACATGTGTATGTTGGTGGTGGCAGGCTGGCTGAAACCAGTGACGTGCCCATTTGCACAAGAAAAGAGCTCTTGAGCGTGGAGAAGGCTCTCCCTGTCTGCCATAAAATGTGCGTGTGCTGTGGCTCAAGCTTGCAGGATGAGGTAGGATTGTGCAAAATGGCCGAACACCGCCATCCTGAGCGAGATGAGGAGTCTGACTGCCAGTATGACCTTGATGCAGAGGTGCGGAGTAACTGCGAGTCGCCAAGAGTGTCCAAGAGGAAGTGTTGCAGCAGACATGTGCTGCCCTCTTGTGGGCATCACTGTGCCAAACACCGGCACAGAAAGCTGCGGTGCGAGGGCCAAGAGCGCTGTGATCTATGCGAGCATGCTTGTGTGTATCCCAAAGGAGAGTGCTGTGAGGAGTATGGCTCTCTGGTTAAAGCAGATAAGAGAATTCAAAAGAGTGCCTTGTGCAGGCCTTGTATTG AACAACAATGGAGAGAGGGTGTTGTCTCTGACCAAGATAATTGGGCAAGCTGTGGTGCCAAACCCAGGGCTTGGAGGCAAGTTGGTGGACCTCAAGATCAAG GGAGAACTCCATTGAGAAAGCCGATTTGTAAGGCAGTCCACCAGCAAAGACCAAGAAGTGAATATAATGAGGCTGACTTTACCTACTACCAGAGAGGCAGAG CTTTGTCCCATCAGGTGCTATGA
- the LOC132096456 gene encoding E3 ubiquitin-protein ligase RNF31-like isoform X2, with translation MASLSDQLEEQRVNAEASLSTPGSAQEIRAQVAAMADIPLPPSSKYRYIAAENMLTENSSGHNMKETISLLQKLSTALNILEKYGSNLTNPNRPKYWRTVKYNNPVFRTTVDSIQGGRAVLNLYGYTNQQQDGLSFPDDVAQPDVGNVASVTLEVMCLRMELDMLIKGTHPHPEFFERLIPSLTVQDEEICTDAAPFSPTERPWEKQSLSPASTPSQPKSPFSPALSLSSLVPSKHTGRSTHIRIPVTSSKATKRLSSSLSTWQCSYCTTVNTMQQVLCETCDRPRLSSAAPSLQEEQSQPSTISEWQCKSCTVVNAGSSILCEVCERPRLATRPPVAPSRPTPTAAGLMDSQWVCQFCTYVNKTPAPACEMCFLRSEPAQSPSKPLPLSPVKDVTPLPAPPKVIPIEDPDLKRQRLMREEGLKLIQLIREGEKKGVSPEEVYTSMCVSGNSNVMPYDWLKAELPHVLDEICVMAASCQQEPNAQSNCSGGNNGQDGQKSNAVPLSRAEAKQAWLAAGGDNEKAVRQALRHRRVKVKELGSLGFNDVTRCEEALRQSGGDVRGALVQLQRPLLEPFHQRMWSDEPEPPIDINHPDKQHVCRRLLAVFDLPSWGRCELVLSMLQDPTATYTLEDVVQAVRESPDRDFIRRVLNKDCPICLSVFPHSKMRSLTSCQCSVCCGCFKQHFTIAVRDKHIRDMVCPVCTEPDINDPEHLNSYFSTLDIQLRDCLEPDVYDLFHKKLTEQALIKDPKFLWCSHCSYGFIYDGDQLKVTCMQCRKSFCAQCKKTWEAQHMGLSCEQFQQWKRENDPEYQKQGLAGYLRDNGITCPNCRFQYALAKGGCMHFSCSQCRYQFCSGCNNPFHTTCAVNQCTVTGLHAHHPRDCLFYLRDWEPARLQALLQKKGVNYNTDTAPGAQTGVCGVSEQKDEGTRQTDSPCGAQTQPGQAGLCEKHYREYLVSLINGHSIDPAPLYALDELTVACRRYHVDVRQGDGEDERAHFARLLKKLMDDVPLGDKVPRKK, from the exons ATGGCCTCTCTCAGTGATCAGCTGGAGGAGCAGAGGGTGAATGCGGAAGCCAGCTTGTCTACTCCAGGTTCTGCCCAGGAGATCAGGGCACAGGTGGCAGCCATGGCCGACATCCCCCTCCCGCCCTCCAGCAAATATCGCTACATTGCTGCTGAAAACATGCTGACGGAGAACAGTAGTGGGCATAACATGAAGGAG ACCATTAGCCTGCTGCAGAAACTTTCCACTGCTCTTAACATCTTGGAGAAGTATGGCTCAAATCTTACCAATCCCAACAGGCCAAAGTACTGGcgtacagtaaaatacaacaacCCAGTCTTCAGGACCACTGTAGACTCAATTCAG GGTGGCAGAGCAGTACTCAACCTGTACGGCTACACCAATCAGCAGCAAGATGGCTTGAGCTTTCCTGATGATGTTGCCCAGCCGGATGTTGGGAACGTGGCGTCTGTGACTCTTGAGGTCATGTGCCTCCGAATGGAGCTGGACATGCTAATCAAG GGTACCCATCCTCATCCAGAGTTTTTTGAAAGACTTATTCCCTCCCTCACTGTGCag GATGAGGAAATCTGCACAGATGCAGCTCCCTTCTCTCCTACTGAAAGACCATGGGAAAAACAATCTCTCTCACCTGCATCGACTCCTTCTCAGCCTAAATCTCCTTTCAGTCCAgcgctctctctttcttctctaGTGCCCTCTAAACACACAG GACGTTCCACACACATTAGGATTCCTGTGACTTCCTCAAAAGCCACGAAACGGCTCAG ctcATCATTGTCAACATGGCAGTGTTCATACTGCACTACAGTAAATACAATGCAGCAGGTTTTGTGTGAAACCTGTGATCGACCCCGCTTGTCATCTGCTGCTCCATCTCTACAGGAAGAGCAATCGCAGCCCTCTACGATATCTG AGTGGCAATGTAAAAGCTGCACTGTGGTGAATGCAGGCAGCAGCATTCTGTGTGAGGTGTGTGAGCGCCCTCGTCTGGCCACCAGACCCCCTGTCGCACCCTCACGCCCGACCCCCACTGCTGCAGGACTAATGGACAGCCAG TGGGTTTGCCAGTTTTGTACGTACGTCAACAAAACACCAGCACCTGCATGCGAAATGTGTTTTTTGAGATCAGAGCCTGCTCAATCACCCTCTAAGCCCCTCCCACTCTCACCAGTCAAGGACGTTACACCGCTTCCAGCCCCACCTAAAGTCATTCCTATTGAGGACCCTGATTTGAAAAGGCAAAGATTGATGAGGGAAGAAGGGCTTAAACTCATTCAGCTCATTCGT GAGGGAGAGAAGAAAGGAGTGAGCCCGGAAGAGGTTTACACCAGCATGTGTGTGTCGGGAAACAGTAATGTAATGCCGTATGACTGGCTGAAAGCAGAGCTACCTCATGTGCTTGATGAGATCTGTGTGATGGCTGCATCCTGTCAGCAAGAACCCAACGCACAATCAAACTGTTCAGGGGGGAACAATGGCCAGGATGGACAAAAGAGCAATGCTGTTCCCCTGTCCAGAGCAGAAGCCAAACAGGCCTGGCTGGCAGCAGGGGGAGATAATGAGAAGGCTGTCAGGCAGGCTCTCAGACACCGTAGAGTTAAA gtaAAAGAGCTTGGCTCTCTGGGATTTAATGATGTGACCCGCTGTGAAGAAGCCCTGCGGCAGAGTGGAGGGGATGTGAGGGGGGCTCTTGTTCAGCTGCAGCGCCCTTTACTGGAGCCATTCCATCAGCGCATGTGGAGCGATGAACCAGAGCCCCCTATCGACATCAACCATCCAGATAAACAG CATGTTTGCCGTAGGCTGCTGGCAGTGTTTGATCTGCCCAGCTGGGGGCGCTGTGAGCTGGTTCTGTCAATGCTGCAAGACCCTACAGCCACATACACACTGGAGGATGTGGTTCAGGCCGTGCGTGAATCACCTGACCGGGACTTCATTCGCCGTGTGCTGAATAAGGATTGCCCCATCTGCCTGTCAGTTTTTCCCCACAGCAAG ATGCGGTCTTTGACATCATGCCAGTGCTCTGTGTGCTGTGGATGTTTCAAGCAGCATTTCACCATAGCGGTGAGGGACAAGCACATCAGAGACATGGTGTGTCCTGTCTGCACAGAGCCTGACATCAATGACCCTGAGCACCTGAACAGCTACTTTTCCACTCTGGACATACAG CTAAGGGATTGTCTTGAACCGGATGTGTACGATCTTTTCCACAAGAAGCTGACTGAGCAGGCTCTAATCAAGGACCCAAAGTTCCTCTGGTGCAGCCAT TGCTCATATGGCTTCATCTATGATGGCGATCAACTCAAGGTCACCTGTATGCAGTGCAGGAAAAGCTTCTGTGCTCAATGCAAAAAAACG TGGGAAGCGCAGCATATGGGGCTCTCGTGTGAGCAGTTCCAGCAGTGGAAGCGAGAGAATGACCCCGAGTACCAAAAGCAGGGTTTGGCCGGATATCTTCGGGACAATGGGATCA CTTGCCCTAACTGCAGGTTCCAGTATGCTCTGGCCAAGGGCGGCTGTATGCACTTCAGTTGTTCTCAGTGCAGGTATCAGTTCTGCAGTGGATGTAACAACCCCTTCCACACA ACGTGTGCAGTGAACCAGTGTACTGTGACAGGTCTGCATGCCCATCACCCCAGAGACTGCCTCTTCTACCTCCGAGACTGGGAGCCTGCCAGGCTTCAGGCCTTACTGCAG AAAAAGGGGGTGAACTACAATACTGACACCGCACCAGGAGCACAGACTG GTGTGTGCGGAGTGAGCGAGCAGAAAGATGAAGGGACTCGTCAAACCGATTCGCCATGTGGGGCTCAGACTCAGCCGGGCCAGGCGGGACTCTGCGA GAAGCATTATCGAGAGTACCTGGTCAGCCTCATTAATGGGCATTCTATTGACCCCGCCCCCCTTTACGCTCTCGATGAGCTGACTGTGGCCTGCAGGAGATACCATGTTGATGTCAGACAGGGGGATGGAGAAGACGAGAGAGCACACTTTGCCAGACTGCTTAAG AAACTCATGGATGACGTGCCTCTGGGTGACAAGGTCCCTCGCAAGAAGTga
- the LOC132096456 gene encoding E3 ubiquitin-protein ligase RNF31-like isoform X1: MASLSDQLEEQRVNAEASLSTPGSAQEIRAQVAAMADIPLPPSSKYRYIAAENMLTENSSGHNMKETISLLQKLSTALNILEKYGSNLTNPNRPKYWRTVKYNNPVFRTTVDSIQGGRAVLNLYGYTNQQQDGLSFPDDVAQPDVGNVASVTLEVMCLRMELDMLIKGTHPHPEFFERLIPSLTVQDEEICTDAAPFSPTERPWEKQSLSPASTPSQPKSPFSPALSLSSLVPSKHTVNCTICGIFPVSAHCPTCTQRLCTECDQLYHSHSGRSTHIRIPVTSSKATKRLSSSLSTWQCSYCTTVNTMQQVLCETCDRPRLSSAAPSLQEEQSQPSTISEWQCKSCTVVNAGSSILCEVCERPRLATRPPVAPSRPTPTAAGLMDSQWVCQFCTYVNKTPAPACEMCFLRSEPAQSPSKPLPLSPVKDVTPLPAPPKVIPIEDPDLKRQRLMREEGLKLIQLIREGEKKGVSPEEVYTSMCVSGNSNVMPYDWLKAELPHVLDEICVMAASCQQEPNAQSNCSGGNNGQDGQKSNAVPLSRAEAKQAWLAAGGDNEKAVRQALRHRRVKVKELGSLGFNDVTRCEEALRQSGGDVRGALVQLQRPLLEPFHQRMWSDEPEPPIDINHPDKQHVCRRLLAVFDLPSWGRCELVLSMLQDPTATYTLEDVVQAVRESPDRDFIRRVLNKDCPICLSVFPHSKMRSLTSCQCSVCCGCFKQHFTIAVRDKHIRDMVCPVCTEPDINDPEHLNSYFSTLDIQLRDCLEPDVYDLFHKKLTEQALIKDPKFLWCSHCSYGFIYDGDQLKVTCMQCRKSFCAQCKKTWEAQHMGLSCEQFQQWKRENDPEYQKQGLAGYLRDNGITCPNCRFQYALAKGGCMHFSCSQCRYQFCSGCNNPFHTTCAVNQCTVTGLHAHHPRDCLFYLRDWEPARLQALLQKKGVNYNTDTAPGAQTGVCGVSEQKDEGTRQTDSPCGAQTQPGQAGLCEKHYREYLVSLINGHSIDPAPLYALDELTVACRRYHVDVRQGDGEDERAHFARLLKKLMDDVPLGDKVPRKK, encoded by the exons ATGGCCTCTCTCAGTGATCAGCTGGAGGAGCAGAGGGTGAATGCGGAAGCCAGCTTGTCTACTCCAGGTTCTGCCCAGGAGATCAGGGCACAGGTGGCAGCCATGGCCGACATCCCCCTCCCGCCCTCCAGCAAATATCGCTACATTGCTGCTGAAAACATGCTGACGGAGAACAGTAGTGGGCATAACATGAAGGAG ACCATTAGCCTGCTGCAGAAACTTTCCACTGCTCTTAACATCTTGGAGAAGTATGGCTCAAATCTTACCAATCCCAACAGGCCAAAGTACTGGcgtacagtaaaatacaacaacCCAGTCTTCAGGACCACTGTAGACTCAATTCAG GGTGGCAGAGCAGTACTCAACCTGTACGGCTACACCAATCAGCAGCAAGATGGCTTGAGCTTTCCTGATGATGTTGCCCAGCCGGATGTTGGGAACGTGGCGTCTGTGACTCTTGAGGTCATGTGCCTCCGAATGGAGCTGGACATGCTAATCAAG GGTACCCATCCTCATCCAGAGTTTTTTGAAAGACTTATTCCCTCCCTCACTGTGCag GATGAGGAAATCTGCACAGATGCAGCTCCCTTCTCTCCTACTGAAAGACCATGGGAAAAACAATCTCTCTCACCTGCATCGACTCCTTCTCAGCCTAAATCTCCTTTCAGTCCAgcgctctctctttcttctctaGTGCCCTCTAAACACACAG TGAACTGCACCATATGTGGTATCTTTCCGGTGTCTGCTCACTGTCCCACCTGTACTCAGCGGCTGTGCACAGAATGTGACCAGCTGTATCACTCCCATTCAGGACGTTCCACACACATTAGGATTCCTGTGACTTCCTCAAAAGCCACGAAACGGCTCAG ctcATCATTGTCAACATGGCAGTGTTCATACTGCACTACAGTAAATACAATGCAGCAGGTTTTGTGTGAAACCTGTGATCGACCCCGCTTGTCATCTGCTGCTCCATCTCTACAGGAAGAGCAATCGCAGCCCTCTACGATATCTG AGTGGCAATGTAAAAGCTGCACTGTGGTGAATGCAGGCAGCAGCATTCTGTGTGAGGTGTGTGAGCGCCCTCGTCTGGCCACCAGACCCCCTGTCGCACCCTCACGCCCGACCCCCACTGCTGCAGGACTAATGGACAGCCAG TGGGTTTGCCAGTTTTGTACGTACGTCAACAAAACACCAGCACCTGCATGCGAAATGTGTTTTTTGAGATCAGAGCCTGCTCAATCACCCTCTAAGCCCCTCCCACTCTCACCAGTCAAGGACGTTACACCGCTTCCAGCCCCACCTAAAGTCATTCCTATTGAGGACCCTGATTTGAAAAGGCAAAGATTGATGAGGGAAGAAGGGCTTAAACTCATTCAGCTCATTCGT GAGGGAGAGAAGAAAGGAGTGAGCCCGGAAGAGGTTTACACCAGCATGTGTGTGTCGGGAAACAGTAATGTAATGCCGTATGACTGGCTGAAAGCAGAGCTACCTCATGTGCTTGATGAGATCTGTGTGATGGCTGCATCCTGTCAGCAAGAACCCAACGCACAATCAAACTGTTCAGGGGGGAACAATGGCCAGGATGGACAAAAGAGCAATGCTGTTCCCCTGTCCAGAGCAGAAGCCAAACAGGCCTGGCTGGCAGCAGGGGGAGATAATGAGAAGGCTGTCAGGCAGGCTCTCAGACACCGTAGAGTTAAA gtaAAAGAGCTTGGCTCTCTGGGATTTAATGATGTGACCCGCTGTGAAGAAGCCCTGCGGCAGAGTGGAGGGGATGTGAGGGGGGCTCTTGTTCAGCTGCAGCGCCCTTTACTGGAGCCATTCCATCAGCGCATGTGGAGCGATGAACCAGAGCCCCCTATCGACATCAACCATCCAGATAAACAG CATGTTTGCCGTAGGCTGCTGGCAGTGTTTGATCTGCCCAGCTGGGGGCGCTGTGAGCTGGTTCTGTCAATGCTGCAAGACCCTACAGCCACATACACACTGGAGGATGTGGTTCAGGCCGTGCGTGAATCACCTGACCGGGACTTCATTCGCCGTGTGCTGAATAAGGATTGCCCCATCTGCCTGTCAGTTTTTCCCCACAGCAAG ATGCGGTCTTTGACATCATGCCAGTGCTCTGTGTGCTGTGGATGTTTCAAGCAGCATTTCACCATAGCGGTGAGGGACAAGCACATCAGAGACATGGTGTGTCCTGTCTGCACAGAGCCTGACATCAATGACCCTGAGCACCTGAACAGCTACTTTTCCACTCTGGACATACAG CTAAGGGATTGTCTTGAACCGGATGTGTACGATCTTTTCCACAAGAAGCTGACTGAGCAGGCTCTAATCAAGGACCCAAAGTTCCTCTGGTGCAGCCAT TGCTCATATGGCTTCATCTATGATGGCGATCAACTCAAGGTCACCTGTATGCAGTGCAGGAAAAGCTTCTGTGCTCAATGCAAAAAAACG TGGGAAGCGCAGCATATGGGGCTCTCGTGTGAGCAGTTCCAGCAGTGGAAGCGAGAGAATGACCCCGAGTACCAAAAGCAGGGTTTGGCCGGATATCTTCGGGACAATGGGATCA CTTGCCCTAACTGCAGGTTCCAGTATGCTCTGGCCAAGGGCGGCTGTATGCACTTCAGTTGTTCTCAGTGCAGGTATCAGTTCTGCAGTGGATGTAACAACCCCTTCCACACA ACGTGTGCAGTGAACCAGTGTACTGTGACAGGTCTGCATGCCCATCACCCCAGAGACTGCCTCTTCTACCTCCGAGACTGGGAGCCTGCCAGGCTTCAGGCCTTACTGCAG AAAAAGGGGGTGAACTACAATACTGACACCGCACCAGGAGCACAGACTG GTGTGTGCGGAGTGAGCGAGCAGAAAGATGAAGGGACTCGTCAAACCGATTCGCCATGTGGGGCTCAGACTCAGCCGGGCCAGGCGGGACTCTGCGA GAAGCATTATCGAGAGTACCTGGTCAGCCTCATTAATGGGCATTCTATTGACCCCGCCCCCCTTTACGCTCTCGATGAGCTGACTGTGGCCTGCAGGAGATACCATGTTGATGTCAGACAGGGGGATGGAGAAGACGAGAGAGCACACTTTGCCAGACTGCTTAAG AAACTCATGGATGACGTGCCTCTGGGTGACAAGGTCCCTCGCAAGAAGTga